A region from the Salmo trutta chromosome 40, fSalTru1.1, whole genome shotgun sequence genome encodes:
- the LOC115180114 gene encoding decreased expression in renal and prostate cancer protein-like: MGLDSSPMGLDSSPMGLDSSPMGLDSSPMGLDSSPMGLDSSPMGLDSSPMGLDSSPMGLDSSPMGLDSSPMGLDSSPMGLDSSCMGLDSSPMGLDSSPMGLDSSPMGLDSSPVGPDSSPMGLDSSPMGLDSSPMGLDSSSMGLDSSPMGLDSSPMGLDSSPMGLDSSPMGLDSSPMGLDSSPMGLDSSPMGLDSSPMGLDSSCMGLDSSPMGLDSSPMGLDSSPMGLDSSPVGPDSSPMGLDSSSMGLDSSPMGPDSSPMGLDSSPMGLDSSPMGLDSSPMGLDSSPMGLDSSPMGLDSSPMGLDSSPMGLDSSPVGPDSSPMGLDSSLMGLDSSSMGLDSSPMGLDSSPVGPDSSPELWFVMDFYTNPSASPTPH, translated from the exons atgggtctagACTCTAGCCCTATGGGTCTAGACTCTAGTCCTATGGGTCTAGACTCTAGCCCTATGGGTCTAGACTCTAGTCCTATGGGTCTAGACTCTAGTCCTATGGGTCTAGACTCTAGCCCTATGGGTCTAGACTCTAGTCCTATGGGTCTAGACTCTAGCCCTATGGGTCTAGACTCTAGTCCTATGGGTCTAGACTCTAGTCCTATGGGTCTAGACTCTAGTCCTATGGGTCTAGACTCTAGTTGTATGGGTCTAGACTCTAGTCCTATGGGTCTAGACTCTAGCCCTATGGGTCTAGACTCTAGTCCTATGGGTCTAGACTCTAGTCCTGTGGGTCCAGACTCTAGTCCTATGGGTCTAGACTCTAGTCCTATGGGTCTAGACTCTAGTCCTATGGGTCTAGACTCTAGTTCTATGGGTCTAGACTCTAGTCCTATGGGTCTAGACTCTAGTCCTATGGGTCTAGACTCTAGCCCTATGGGTCTAGACTCTAGTCCTATGGGTCTAGACTCTAGCCCTATGGGTCTAGACTCTAGTCCTATGGGTCTAGACTCTAGCCCTATGGGTCTAGACTCTAGTCCTATGGGTCTAGACTCTAGTTGTATGGGTCTAGACTCTAGTCCTATGGGTCTAGACTCTAGCCCTATGGGTCTAGACTCTAGTCCTATGGGTCTAGACTCTAGTCCTGTGGGTCCAGACTCTAGTCCTATGGGTCTAGACTCTAGTTCCATGGGTCTAGACTCTAGTCCTATGGGTCCAGACTCTAGTCCTATGGGTCTAGACTCTAGCCCTATGGGTCTAGACTCTAGTCCTATGGGTCTAGACTCTAGCCCTATGGGTCTAGACTCTAGTCCTATGGGTCTAGACTCTAGCCCTATGGGTCTAGACTCTAGTCCTATGGGTCTAGACTCTAGTCCTATGGGTCTAGACTCTAGTCCTGTGGGTCCAGACTCTAGTCCTATGGGTCTAGACTCTAGTCTTATGGGTCTAGACTCTAGCTCTATGGGTCTAGACTCTAGTCCTATGGGTCTAGACTCTAGTCCTGTGGGCCCAGACTCTAGTCCT GAGCTGTGGTTTGTGATGGACTTCTACACCAACCCATCTGCCAGTCCCACACCCcattaa